In Dehalococcoidia bacterium, the following proteins share a genomic window:
- a CDS encoding sulfite oxidase-like oxidoreductase, whose amino-acid sequence MRQELPPHLKVPPGQFVTTKFPVLTYGPTPRIDLSLWRFRVFGLVEHAQELTWPQFQSLPRVAVTADFHCVTQWSRLDNLWEGVQARTLVELARPKPEARFVMVHCYGGYTTNLLLEDLLAETTLFADRHDGKPLAPEHGGPLRLVVPHLYAWKSAKWVNGLEFTDREEPGFWEQRGYHMRGDPWREERFWPELGG is encoded by the coding sequence ATTCGGCAAGAATTGCCCCCACACCTAAAGGTGCCGCCGGGGCAGTTCGTCACGACCAAGTTCCCTGTTCTTACTTACGGTCCCACGCCCCGTATCGACCTCTCCCTGTGGCGCTTCCGTGTGTTCGGGCTGGTGGAGCACGCGCAAGAACTGACCTGGCCCCAGTTTCAGTCCTTACCCCGAGTGGCGGTTACGGCCGATTTCCATTGCGTCACCCAGTGGAGCCGTCTGGACAACCTTTGGGAGGGCGTGCAAGCCCGCACCCTGGTCGAGTTGGCCCGTCCCAAGCCCGAAGCCCGCTTTGTGATGGTCCACTGCTACGGGGGGTACACCACCAACCTGCTCCTGGAGGACCTGCTGGCCGAGACCACCCTGTTCGCCGACCGCCACGACGGCAAACCCCTCGCCCCCGAGCACGGGGGGCCTTTGCGCCTGGTGGTGCCCCACCTCTACGCCTGGAAGAGCGCCAAGTGGGTCAACGGGTTAGAGTTCACGGATCGCGAGGAGCCCGGCTTCTGGGAACAGCGGGGCTACCACATGCGGGGTGACCCCTGGCGCGAGGAGCGCTTTTGGCCAGAGTTGGGAGGCTAG
- a CDS encoding universal stress protein, with the protein MKTILVALDGSPIAEQVLPWARLLGERLPARLILFTAVPPLTPEVRQAYAHLRLPLEAAVHVARAEEYLSLTARPLREVGLEVFIKAQEGEPVSQILAYAQEVHADFIALTTHGRTGLTRLMLGSVADRLVRTASIPLLLVKARPPTARPTPPQVQSVLVPLDGSPLAETVLPLALDLATALQTEVILARVVSTPAVVSMWPEASSYVTETLEALRQEALAYLSTHQTRLQAQGHRVRVEVREGQPAEELVALARRHKSLVVMATHGYGGARRLLLGSVAQRVVLTLGGPVVVVRPKEA; encoded by the coding sequence GTGAAGACCATTCTTGTCGCCTTGGACGGCTCCCCTATTGCCGAGCAGGTCCTTCCCTGGGCGCGTCTTTTGGGGGAACGGCTCCCCGCTCGGTTAATCCTGTTCACGGCGGTGCCTCCCCTAACCCCAGAGGTCCGACAGGCCTATGCTCACCTGCGCTTGCCCCTAGAGGCGGCGGTGCATGTGGCCCGGGCGGAGGAGTACCTTTCCCTGACCGCCCGCCCCCTGCGGGAGGTGGGTTTGGAGGTGTTCATCAAGGCTCAGGAGGGCGAGCCGGTTAGCCAAATCCTTGCCTATGCCCAAGAGGTACATGCCGATTTCATCGCCCTGACCACCCATGGACGCACCGGGTTGACCCGCCTGATGCTGGGGAGTGTGGCCGACCGTCTCGTGCGCACTGCGTCTATCCCCCTTCTGTTGGTGAAGGCCCGTCCTCCCACGGCGCGGCCGACACCCCCCCAGGTGCAGAGCGTCCTTGTCCCCTTGGATGGCTCCCCTTTGGCGGAGACGGTTCTGCCCCTGGCCCTCGACCTGGCCACCGCTTTACAGACGGAGGTGATTCTGGCGCGCGTGGTCAGCACCCCTGCCGTGGTCAGCATGTGGCCCGAGGCGTCCTCGTACGTGACGGAGACTCTGGAGGCGTTGCGCCAGGAGGCTTTGGCTTATCTCTCCACCCATCAGACGCGTCTGCAGGCTCAGGGGCATAGGGTGCGGGTGGAGGTGCGGGAGGGCCAACCAGCGGAGGAGCTGGTGGCTCTGGCCCGCCGCCATAAGTCCCTGGTGGTCATGGCAACCCACGGCTACGGGGGGGCGCGGCGTTTGCTCCTGGGGAGCGTGGCCCAGCGGGTCGTGCTCACCCTGGGGGGGCCGGTTGTGGTCGTGCGCCCCAAGGAGGCCTAG
- a CDS encoding HlyD family efflux transporter periplasmic adaptor subunit, with the protein MRPWLLGCLGIASSLLLLTACRSAQSAQSTSVRTDTVRRDTLQVSVVAAGNTVFPRVAKLSFGSAGTVSEVRVRVGQQVSAGEVLARLDTQDLHTALLRAQQDVTNAQKSLQDYQDSFSEVRIAQARAAVETAKANLASAQEAYTKAQNQTFLDIAQAEQRVAEARLGVQRAQDALEVARRPTLEIAQAEQRVAEARVAVQRAQEALDKARQPFTAEDVARAQQRVADARLGVQRAQEALDKARQPYTPEDIARAQENVDLARSALVSAQRALQTADMDVEITRKDWANRLQDAQNQVEAHERTYAQTFLRTYRNLLAVDTSVPPWTMLGVQPSGVDFTVMQAWNTLVSSRNNLEVLRAQAERNLLNAENALQRARDAVTTARQNLSDAEKRLADMLKQPDPLEVDVREKALATAQAVLKQAEEDLAKMKPDPLDIAAKEKALATARAMLKQAEEDLAKKRPDPVDITAKEKALATAQAVLAQAEADLARIRESSDAILLQRAAQVAAARASLASAQDELDKLLKGPDPLTLEARRLQVEVAKASLAQAQQRLENATLKAPFAGVVAQVQAEVGMPMSASTIAVVVVDPSQVEINAAVDETDIARLRVGQEAQVTIEALGPVPLRGRVVALSPVARVQQGVVSYEVTLALTAPQADQASGASAQTGAGQRPQPGGQGGVPGGGAGPRFGQRPGGIGAPAEAAGLGFLALGLREGMTVSARIIIQQKEGVLVVPARAVRTEGGKRVVEVVLPDGKRALREVTVGLTGDQGVEIIAGLQEGETVVVPTTTSSSRTLQPPFGQGMGPGGLRVR; encoded by the coding sequence TTGAGGCCCTGGCTTCTCGGGTGTCTGGGCATCGCCTCGTCTTTGCTTTTGTTGACCGCCTGCCGCTCGGCTCAAAGCGCTCAGAGCACCAGCGTGCGCACCGACACGGTGCGGAGGGACACCTTGCAGGTGAGTGTGGTGGCTGCAGGGAACACCGTTTTCCCCCGTGTGGCGAAACTCTCTTTCGGTTCGGCTGGCACGGTAAGCGAGGTGCGGGTGCGGGTGGGGCAACAGGTGAGCGCGGGGGAGGTGCTCGCCCGTCTGGACACCCAAGACCTCCACACGGCTCTTTTGCGTGCCCAGCAGGACGTGACCAACGCTCAAAAATCCCTCCAGGACTATCAGGACAGTTTTAGTGAGGTGCGCATCGCACAGGCGCGCGCCGCCGTGGAAACGGCCAAAGCCAACCTCGCCAGCGCCCAGGAGGCATACACCAAGGCCCAAAACCAAACTTTTTTGGACATTGCCCAGGCGGAGCAAAGAGTGGCAGAGGCGCGTCTGGGTGTGCAGCGGGCGCAGGATGCGCTGGAGGTGGCGCGCCGCCCAACGCTGGAGATCGCCCAAGCCGAGCAACGGGTCGCCGAGGCACGGGTGGCTGTGCAACGGGCCCAGGAGGCTCTGGATAAGGCCCGTCAGCCTTTCACAGCGGAAGATGTGGCCCGTGCCCAGCAGCGGGTTGCGGACGCCCGGTTAGGGGTGCAACGGGCCCAGGAGGCTCTAGACAAGGCTCGCCAACCCTATACCCCCGAGGATATCGCCCGCGCACAGGAGAATGTGGATTTAGCCCGCTCCGCTTTGGTGTCTGCCCAGCGCGCGCTCCAGACGGCTGACATGGATGTGGAGATCACACGTAAGGACTGGGCCAATCGCCTCCAGGATGCCCAGAACCAAGTGGAAGCCCACGAGCGCACCTACGCCCAGACCTTTTTGCGCACCTATCGCAATTTGCTGGCGGTGGATACCTCCGTGCCCCCATGGACGATGCTTGGTGTGCAGCCTTCGGGTGTGGACTTCACGGTGATGCAGGCGTGGAATACCCTGGTCAGTAGCCGAAACAACCTGGAAGTGCTCCGTGCCCAGGCCGAGCGCAACCTCCTCAACGCCGAGAACGCCCTTCAGCGGGCACGGGATGCGGTAACCACTGCCCGACAGAACCTCTCCGATGCCGAGAAACGCCTGGCCGATATGCTGAAGCAGCCCGACCCTCTAGAGGTGGATGTGCGGGAGAAGGCGTTGGCGACGGCGCAGGCAGTGCTGAAGCAGGCGGAGGAGGACCTGGCCAAGATGAAGCCCGACCCCCTGGACATCGCCGCTAAAGAGAAGGCTTTGGCTACCGCCCGGGCGATGCTGAAGCAGGCAGAGGAGGACCTGGCCAAGAAACGCCCCGACCCTGTGGATATCACGGCCAAGGAGAAGGCGTTGGCAACAGCCCAGGCTGTTTTGGCCCAGGCGGAGGCGGACTTGGCCCGAATCCGTGAAAGTTCCGACGCCATTCTGCTCCAGCGGGCGGCCCAGGTGGCGGCGGCACGGGCGTCTTTGGCTTCCGCTCAGGACGAACTCGATAAACTGCTGAAAGGCCCTGACCCCCTTACGCTCGAGGCTCGGCGCCTGCAAGTGGAAGTTGCCAAGGCGTCCTTGGCCCAGGCCCAGCAGCGTCTGGAGAACGCCACCCTCAAGGCCCCCTTCGCTGGTGTGGTGGCCCAGGTGCAGGCGGAGGTGGGGATGCCTATGAGTGCTTCCACCATCGCCGTTGTGGTGGTGGACCCTTCCCAGGTGGAGATCAACGCTGCCGTGGACGAGACCGATATTGCACGCTTGCGCGTGGGGCAAGAGGCACAGGTTACCATTGAAGCTCTAGGGCCTGTGCCTTTGCGGGGGCGGGTGGTGGCCCTGTCGCCGGTGGCCCGTGTCCAGCAGGGGGTTGTCTCCTACGAAGTGACCCTAGCACTCACAGCGCCCCAGGCGGACCAGGCCTCTGGTGCCAGTGCCCAGACTGGTGCGGGGCAGCGTCCCCAGCCAGGGGGGCAGGGTGGGGTACCAGGAGGTGGTGCCGGCCCGCGCTTCGGTCAGCGTCCTGGCGGGATAGGGGCTCCCGCCGAGGCGGCGGGGCTGGGTTTCCTGGCCCTAGGTCTGCGGGAGGGCATGACCGTCAGTGCCCGCATCATCATCCAGCAGAAGGAGGGCGTCCTTGTGGTGCCCGCACGGGCGGTGCGAACCGAGGGAGGCAAGCGGGTGGTGGAGGTGGTCCTCCCTGACGGGAAGCGCGCTCTGCGGGAGGTCACGGTGGGCCTTACGGGTGACCAAGGGGTAGAAATTATTGCGGGCCTTCAGGAAGGGGAGACGGTCGTGGTGCCTACCACCACGTCCTCCTCCCGCACGCTTCAGCCCCCCTTCGGGCAGGGGATGGGGCCGGGGGGCTTGCGGGTGCGGTGA
- a CDS encoding response regulator: MGLPLTVLLVEDDPTLLRTLQVALGARGYRVLTAQCVREGLAVVMGATSVDAMVIDLRLPDGLGWDLVERLRQIGRIPPPAVLISASTLSRREVREHGLEGYLPKPFSVDHLVEMVSLALKRAGRGLPSTRKEVLL; the protein is encoded by the coding sequence ATGGGGCTCCCCCTCACGGTTCTCCTGGTGGAGGACGACCCTACTCTGCTCCGCACTTTGCAGGTGGCCCTGGGGGCCCGGGGGTACCGGGTTCTCACGGCGCAGTGTGTGCGCGAAGGGCTGGCTGTGGTGATGGGAGCGACGAGTGTGGATGCGATGGTGATAGACCTGCGCCTGCCCGACGGGTTGGGATGGGACTTGGTGGAGCGCCTACGCCAAATTGGGCGTATACCCCCTCCCGCCGTGCTCATTAGTGCCTCTACCCTTTCCCGACGAGAGGTGCGGGAGCACGGTCTGGAGGGCTACCTGCCCAAACCGTTCAGTGTGGATCATTTGGTGGAGATGGTCTCCCTGGCCCTGAAAAGGGCCGGTCGGGGACTACCCTCCACCCGCAAGGAGGTGCTACTATGA
- the purS gene encoding phosphoribosylformylglycinamidine synthase subunit PurS — MEFLVHVLVSLKPTVNDPQGVTVQSALQALGFSGVRRVRVGKYLEVHLQAESLQDAQRQAEEMCRRLLANPVIEQFQFTVREASPAA; from the coding sequence GTGGAGTTCCTGGTGCACGTGCTGGTCAGTTTGAAGCCTACGGTCAATGACCCTCAAGGTGTCACGGTGCAGAGTGCCCTGCAAGCCCTGGGCTTTTCAGGCGTGCGGCGGGTGCGGGTGGGCAAATACCTGGAGGTGCACCTGCAGGCGGAGAGCCTCCAGGATGCCCAGCGCCAGGCGGAGGAGATGTGCCGGCGCCTTCTGGCCAACCCCGTGATAGAGCAGTTCCAGTTCACGGTGCGCGAGGCCAGTCCTGCTGCCTAG
- a CDS encoding ABC transporter ATP-binding protein → MVQLLGVERVYRMGTVEVRALRGIDLSISPGEMVAIMGPSGSGKSTLMHIMGLLDRPTSGRYLLEGQEVHRLGETALARLRNRKIGFVFQAYNLLPRATALENVELPLLYAGVVRGRRQRAVTALERVGLGERLGHRPTQLSGGEQQRVAIARALVNNPSLILADEPTGNLDTQTSHEIMSLFRHLQQEGMTVVIVTHEPDIARWAERIVVMRDGRIVDERRERHDAVG, encoded by the coding sequence ATTGTCCAACTGCTAGGCGTGGAGCGGGTCTACCGCATGGGCACCGTGGAGGTGCGGGCCCTACGGGGGATAGACCTCTCTATCTCCCCAGGGGAGATGGTGGCCATTATGGGGCCCAGCGGCTCCGGCAAAAGCACTTTGATGCATATTATGGGGCTGTTGGATCGCCCCACCTCTGGACGCTATCTCCTGGAGGGGCAGGAGGTGCACCGTCTCGGGGAGACTGCCCTTGCCCGCCTGCGCAATCGCAAAATCGGCTTCGTCTTCCAGGCCTACAACCTGCTGCCGCGAGCGACGGCCTTGGAGAATGTGGAGTTGCCGTTGCTCTATGCCGGGGTGGTGCGGGGACGCCGCCAGAGGGCGGTTACCGCTCTGGAGCGGGTGGGACTGGGGGAACGCCTGGGCCATCGGCCCACCCAACTCTCCGGCGGGGAGCAGCAGCGTGTGGCCATCGCCCGCGCTTTGGTGAATAACCCCTCGCTCATCTTGGCCGATGAGCCTACAGGCAACCTGGACACCCAGACCAGCCACGAAATCATGAGCCTGTTTCGCCACCTCCAACAGGAGGGGATGACGGTGGTCATCGTGACCCACGAGCCGGATATCGCCCGCTGGGCCGAGCGCATCGTTGTGATGCGGGACGGGCGCATCGTGGACGAGCGAAGGGAGAGGCATGACGCTGTGGGATAG
- a CDS encoding ABC transporter permease produces MTLWDSLLTAFRALTVNRLRSALTLLGIVIGVGAVIALMSIGRGARQTVTEQIQGIGSNLLFVTPGQATVGRVAGAATLASLTTEDAEALADLPSVQAAVPRVSFFGQIVNGPLNARGQIVGTLPQYLEVRNLQMASGSFLGEEHALTGAMVAVLGANIAAQLFPDDDPIGKTVYINRRPFRVLGVLAPRGGTGFTIEDDTVVVPLKTAVQRLQVRRSTRGGIAVDLIYVQARSDALMEQARQEVSEALLARFQGNAEAFTIVSQQDVLNALTQITNAFTLFLGAIAGISLLVGGIGIMNIMLVSVTERTREIGIRKAVGARRRDILLQFLFESAALGLMGGIMGTGLGYGLARLMERFSIGGQNLRAYVAPDVVFLAVGVSLAVGLFFGLYPARRAAGLDPIQALRYE; encoded by the coding sequence ATGACGCTGTGGGATAGCCTCCTCACCGCTTTCCGTGCCCTCACTGTCAATCGCCTGCGCTCAGCCCTGACTCTGCTGGGCATTGTCATCGGTGTGGGGGCGGTCATCGCCCTGATGTCCATCGGGCGCGGGGCACGCCAGACCGTTACCGAACAGATTCAGGGCATCGGGAGCAACTTGCTCTTTGTCACGCCGGGGCAGGCCACGGTGGGGCGGGTGGCGGGGGCGGCCACGCTGGCCTCCCTTACCACCGAGGATGCCGAGGCCTTGGCTGACTTGCCCTCTGTGCAGGCGGCGGTGCCACGGGTCTCCTTCTTCGGCCAAATCGTGAACGGCCCTCTGAATGCCCGTGGGCAAATTGTGGGCACACTCCCCCAGTATCTGGAGGTGCGCAACCTCCAGATGGCCAGCGGCTCCTTCCTCGGGGAGGAGCACGCCCTTACCGGGGCGATGGTGGCGGTGCTGGGGGCCAACATCGCCGCCCAACTGTTCCCCGACGACGACCCTATTGGGAAGACGGTCTACATCAACCGTCGACCCTTCCGAGTGCTGGGGGTGCTCGCCCCCCGTGGGGGCACAGGCTTCACCATAGAGGACGATACGGTGGTGGTGCCGTTGAAGACGGCTGTGCAACGCCTGCAGGTGCGGCGCAGCACCCGCGGGGGGATAGCGGTGGACCTCATCTATGTGCAGGCCCGCTCCGATGCCCTCATGGAGCAGGCGCGCCAAGAGGTGAGCGAGGCCCTGTTGGCCCGCTTCCAAGGCAACGCCGAGGCCTTTACGATTGTGAGCCAGCAGGATGTGCTCAACGCCCTCACGCAAATAACCAACGCCTTCACCCTGTTTCTGGGGGCCATCGCCGGCATCTCCCTCTTGGTGGGGGGTATCGGCATTATGAACATCATGCTGGTATCGGTTACCGAGCGCACCCGCGAGATTGGTATCCGCAAGGCGGTAGGGGCGCGCCGGCGGGACATTCTCCTGCAGTTCCTGTTCGAGTCGGCCGCCTTGGGGTTGATGGGCGGGATAATGGGGACGGGCCTGGGATATGGCTTGGCCCGCCTGATGGAGCGGTTCTCCATTGGGGGCCAGAACTTGCGCGCCTATGTGGCCCCCGATGTGGTGTTCCTGGCCGTGGGGGTGAGCCTGGCGGTGGGTCTCTTCTTCGGTCTCTACCCGGCACGACGGGCTGCTGGGCTAGACCCTATACAGGCCCTACGCTACGAGTGA
- the ligA gene encoding NAD-dependent DNA ligase LigA — protein MPVDPKVVERIEWLRKEIHYHNYRYYVLDSPVISDAEYDALMRELRDLEARYPELVTPDSPTQRVGAPPAEGFAEVVHRQPMLSLANAFNEEEFRAWYERVRRLLEGEPFAMTCEMKVDGLAVSLTYENGSLTKGATRGDGYRGEDVTNNLKTIKSIPLRLLKPGPAVMEVRGEVYMSKEAFHRLNQERAAEGQPLFANPRNAAAGSVRQLDSSITARRRLDIWVYGIGAVEGGSHPPTQWETLLWLKDLGFRTNPYTRRVTTPQEVVDYYREWLEKHHDLPYETDGVVVKVDTLALWERLGVVGREPRWAIAYKWPATQATTRLLSIGINVGRTGRLNPYAVLEPVQVGGVTVSKATLHNEDYIKKRDIRIGDWVIVERAGEVIPQVVAPIPARRTGQEREFQMPTTCPECGAGVVRPQGEAFAFCTNASCPAQFVERLIHFARVMEIDGLGVQWCRAFVEAGLVKDVADLYRLTKDDLLKLERMGDKLASNILSSIHKSKDRPLSQVLVALGIYHVGTVTAQQIAATFRTMERLLSASVDDLLAIQGIGPETAHSVVAFFQEAHNRRLIAKLKEVGVRMEEGEPTSVGAGLPLAGKIFCFTGTLSSMTRSQAEARVKALGGIPTDTVTRKTTYLVVGADPGETKMTQARKFGTTLLTEEEFLTLIGSDKGG, from the coding sequence ATGCCTGTAGACCCCAAAGTGGTGGAGCGCATAGAGTGGCTTCGGAAAGAGATTCACTACCATAACTACCGCTACTATGTGCTGGACTCCCCGGTGATCAGCGATGCGGAATATGACGCCCTGATGCGGGAGTTGCGGGACCTGGAGGCGCGCTACCCTGAACTGGTTACCCCTGATTCGCCCACCCAACGGGTGGGTGCCCCTCCCGCCGAGGGCTTCGCCGAGGTGGTGCATCGCCAGCCTATGCTTTCTTTGGCCAACGCCTTCAATGAGGAGGAGTTTCGGGCGTGGTATGAGCGGGTGCGCCGCCTTCTGGAGGGGGAGCCCTTCGCTATGACCTGTGAGATGAAGGTGGATGGTTTGGCTGTGTCGTTAACTTATGAAAACGGGAGTTTGACCAAAGGGGCAACCCGGGGTGATGGCTACCGCGGCGAAGATGTTACCAACAACTTGAAGACCATCAAGAGCATCCCCTTGCGTCTGCTGAAACCTGGTCCCGCTGTGATGGAGGTGCGGGGCGAGGTGTATATGTCCAAGGAGGCCTTCCATCGCCTCAATCAAGAGCGGGCCGCCGAGGGCCAGCCCCTGTTCGCCAATCCCCGCAACGCCGCCGCCGGCTCCGTGCGTCAACTGGATTCGTCCATCACCGCTCGGCGCCGTCTAGATATTTGGGTGTATGGCATTGGTGCTGTGGAGGGCGGGAGTCATCCCCCCACCCAGTGGGAGACTCTATTGTGGCTGAAGGATCTGGGGTTCCGCACTAACCCCTACACCCGCCGGGTTACCACGCCTCAAGAGGTGGTGGATTACTACCGGGAGTGGCTGGAGAAGCACCACGACCTGCCTTACGAGACCGATGGTGTAGTAGTGAAGGTGGACACCCTTGCTTTGTGGGAGCGGTTGGGAGTGGTGGGGCGGGAGCCACGCTGGGCGATCGCCTACAAGTGGCCCGCCACCCAGGCCACCACGCGTCTCCTGTCCATCGGCATCAATGTGGGGCGCACGGGGCGTCTCAACCCCTACGCAGTTCTCGAGCCGGTGCAGGTGGGGGGTGTGACCGTCTCCAAGGCGACCCTCCACAACGAGGATTACATCAAGAAGCGGGACATCCGCATTGGGGACTGGGTGATTGTGGAACGGGCGGGGGAGGTGATCCCCCAGGTGGTGGCTCCCATCCCGGCGCGCCGCACCGGCCAAGAGCGGGAGTTCCAGATGCCCACGACCTGCCCCGAGTGTGGGGCGGGGGTGGTGCGCCCGCAGGGGGAGGCCTTCGCCTTCTGCACCAACGCCTCCTGCCCCGCTCAGTTCGTGGAGCGTCTCATCCACTTTGCGCGAGTGATGGAGATTGATGGGTTGGGGGTGCAATGGTGCCGCGCCTTTGTAGAGGCCGGCTTAGTGAAGGATGTGGCGGACCTCTATCGCTTGACCAAAGATGACCTGTTGAAACTGGAGCGCATGGGAGATAAACTGGCTAGCAATATTCTGAGCAGCATCCACAAGAGTAAGGACCGCCCCCTCTCCCAGGTGTTGGTGGCCTTGGGCATTTATCACGTGGGCACCGTAACGGCTCAGCAGATCGCCGCCACGTTCCGCACGATGGAGCGTCTCCTTTCGGCCAGTGTGGACGACCTGCTGGCTATCCAGGGCATCGGCCCCGAAACGGCGCACAGTGTGGTGGCCTTTTTCCAGGAGGCGCACAACCGCAGGCTGATAGCCAAGTTAAAAGAGGTGGGGGTGCGGATGGAAGAGGGAGAGCCGACCTCGGTTGGTGCTGGCCTGCCCCTGGCGGGCAAAATATTCTGCTTCACAGGCACCCTTTCCTCTATGACCCGCTCCCAGGCCGAGGCACGGGTGAAGGCCCTGGGCGGCATTCCCACCGATACGGTAACCAGGAAGACGACCTATCTGGTGGTGGGAGCCGACCCCGGGGAGACCAAAATGACCCAGGCCCGCAAGTTTGGCACCACCCTTCTCACGGAAGAGGAGTTCTTGACCCTTATCGGCTCAGATAAGGGAGGTTAG
- a CDS encoding fumarylacetoacetate hydrolase family protein: protein MPLEKARLRAPLPRPSKIICAAVNYLENGQRPPAEQDCFLKAPTSVIGPGETVVLPNAQATIFHHEAELGVVIGKRAFHVPPERAMDYVFGYTCFMDISARGLNPNGRNSFFLGKSWDTFGPMGPWIVTADEVPDPHNLQVRLWVDDQPRHDYNTSDMAHKIPALIAFASWVCTLEPGDIIACGTNHQGIGPVQDGETVTMEIERIGRFSVQVKDPLKRSWPKAIDAEFARRVVAEAVRR from the coding sequence ATCCCCCTCGAGAAGGCCCGCCTACGGGCGCCCCTCCCCCGCCCCTCTAAAATCATCTGCGCCGCAGTCAACTATCTGGAGAACGGCCAGCGCCCCCCTGCCGAGCAGGACTGCTTTCTGAAGGCTCCCACCTCGGTCATCGGGCCGGGGGAAACGGTGGTGCTCCCCAACGCCCAGGCCACCATCTTCCACCACGAGGCCGAACTGGGAGTGGTGATTGGCAAGCGGGCCTTCCACGTTCCGCCCGAACGGGCGATGGACTATGTCTTTGGCTATACCTGCTTCATGGACATCTCAGCGCGCGGCCTCAACCCCAACGGACGCAACAGTTTCTTCCTGGGCAAGTCGTGGGACACCTTTGGCCCTATGGGGCCATGGATCGTGACCGCTGACGAAGTGCCTGACCCCCATAACCTGCAAGTGCGCCTCTGGGTGGACGACCAACCCCGCCACGACTACAACACCAGCGACATGGCCCACAAAATCCCCGCCCTTATCGCCTTCGCCTCGTGGGTGTGCACCCTCGAGCCGGGGGATATCATCGCCTGCGGCACCAACCACCAAGGCATTGGCCCCGTGCAGGACGGCGAAACGGTAACTATGGAAATTGAGCGCATCGGGCGCTTCTCGGTGCAGGTGAAGGACCCCCTCAAGCGTTCCTGGCCTAAAGCCATTGATGCGGAGTTCGCCCGCCGCGTCGTGGCCGAGGCCGTCCGCCGCTAG
- the pth gene encoding aminoacyl-tRNA hydrolase — MGRRLVVVGLGNPGPQYAATRHNIGRRCVESVARRLGIAWRRELPSAFLARGQSPGGDLVLVRPRTYMNQSGRAVAQVVRLFALDPSRELVVVCDDMDLPLGKLRLRLKGSAGGHKGLASVIMAVGSEALPRLRIGIGRPPPDMDPAAFVLAPFPPGEEERITQAVERAVDGVLLVLEKGWEKAMTWVNAG, encoded by the coding sequence ATGGGGAGGCGTCTGGTGGTGGTGGGGTTGGGCAACCCCGGGCCCCAGTACGCGGCCACGCGCCACAACATCGGCCGGCGCTGTGTGGAGAGCGTGGCGCGGCGTCTCGGCATAGCCTGGCGACGTGAGCTTCCTAGTGCCTTTCTTGCTCGGGGGCAGTCCCCTGGTGGAGACTTGGTTCTGGTGCGTCCCCGCACATATATGAACCAGAGCGGGCGGGCTGTCGCCCAAGTTGTGCGTCTTTTCGCCTTAGACCCCTCCCGAGAACTGGTAGTGGTCTGCGACGATATGGACCTTCCTCTGGGGAAACTGCGTCTGCGCCTCAAGGGCAGTGCAGGGGGACACAAGGGATTGGCATCGGTTATCATGGCTGTGGGCAGTGAAGCTCTTCCGCGCCTGCGCATTGGCATCGGGCGTCCTCCTCCTGATATGGACCCGGCAGCCTTCGTGCTGGCCCCGTTTCCCCCTGGCGAGGAGGAGCGCATCACCCAGGCAGTGGAGCGGGCGGTGGACGGTGTGCTCCTAGTTCTGGAAAAGGGGTGGGAGAAGGCGATGACTTGGGTGAATGCTGGCTAA